One Turneriella parva DSM 21527 genomic region harbors:
- a CDS encoding alpha/beta hydrolase has translation MFKRSDIEFVSGKKGELCRGWLYAPDAESGRLPAVIMAHGFGAVKELRLDAYAEKFAEAGCAVLVFDYRHFGSSEGEPRQLIDISLQLEDWRAALEFARHHSAIDAKRIALWGSSFSGGHVVEIAAADQKVRCVISQVPHLDGFASAAMAGGAQAARLGIEAARDAASGLIGLDPHYVKIAGGPGDLAAMTSENVAAIWPRMIPTGFSFDNRIAARIFLHLPLYSPERFAEKMTMPWLIQAATHDQTTPLAPAEKAARLAPKATLIKYDCDHFDPYLPPLFDTIVAAQVEFLKKWL, from the coding sequence GTGTTCAAACGTAGCGATATAGAATTCGTATCAGGTAAAAAAGGCGAACTCTGCCGGGGTTGGCTTTATGCGCCCGATGCTGAGTCAGGGCGTCTGCCCGCAGTCATCATGGCGCACGGCTTCGGTGCCGTCAAAGAACTGCGGCTCGACGCCTATGCCGAGAAGTTCGCCGAAGCCGGCTGCGCTGTGCTCGTATTTGACTACCGCCATTTCGGTTCAAGCGAGGGCGAGCCGCGCCAACTGATTGACATATCGTTGCAACTCGAAGACTGGCGTGCCGCGCTTGAGTTTGCCCGCCACCATTCGGCAATCGATGCGAAGCGTATTGCGCTTTGGGGTAGTTCATTTTCTGGCGGTCACGTTGTTGAAATCGCCGCGGCAGACCAAAAAGTCCGCTGCGTAATTTCGCAGGTGCCCCACCTCGATGGTTTTGCCTCGGCGGCCATGGCAGGTGGCGCGCAGGCGGCAAGGCTCGGCATCGAGGCTGCGCGCGACGCTGCCAGCGGCCTTATCGGTTTAGATCCTCATTATGTCAAAATTGCGGGCGGCCCGGGAGACCTCGCTGCGATGACCTCTGAAAACGTCGCCGCGATCTGGCCGCGCATGATACCCACGGGTTTTAGCTTCGACAACCGCATCGCTGCGCGCATCTTCTTGCATCTGCCGCTCTATTCGCCCGAACGCTTCGCCGAAAAGATGACAATGCCCTGGCTGATTCAGGCAGCAACGCATGACCAGACCACCCCGCTTGCGCCCGCCGAAAAGGCCGCGCGGCTCGCGCCCAAGGCGACGCTGATCAAGTATGACTGCGACCACTTCGACCCATATCTGCCCCCGCTTTTCGACACGATCGTGGCGGCGCAGGTTGAGTTCTTAAAGAAGTGGCTTTAG
- a CDS encoding type II toxin-antitoxin system MqsA family antitoxin, whose translation MIRHCNICKTGELKPGLTHVTLNRKSAIIIIKDVPAEICDNCGEFYLDEPRTEAVLAIAENASRSGSEVEIKRFQAA comes from the coding sequence ATGATAAGGCATTGTAATATCTGTAAGACTGGCGAATTGAAACCCGGTTTGACGCACGTGACCCTGAACAGAAAATCGGCGATCATCATTATTAAAGATGTCCCTGCCGAAATCTGCGACAATTGCGGCGAATTCTACTTAGATGAACCGCGAACAGAAGCAGTCCTGGCAATCGCCGAAAATGCCTCGAGAAGCGGCAGCGAAGTCGAAATCAAACGTTTTCAGGCTGCGTAA
- a CDS encoding DUF4258 domain-containing protein, giving the protein MDEKRFEFSGHAIRRMFEREISVNDVKQAVKANEVIAAYPDDKPLPSRLLFHRGKTGVTHVIAAFDAEHNSEIIISVYRPDPLLWDETLRQRK; this is encoded by the coding sequence ATGGATGAGAAGCGGTTTGAATTTTCTGGCCATGCCATCCGACGCATGTTCGAAAGGGAGATTTCCGTTAACGACGTCAAGCAGGCGGTAAAAGCCAATGAAGTTATTGCCGCGTACCCAGATGACAAGCCGCTACCAAGCCGATTGTTATTTCATCGCGGGAAGACAGGCGTAACTCATGTGATCGCTGCTTTCGACGCCGAACACAACAGCGAAATCATAATTTCAGTTTACAGGCCTGACCCACTGCTGTGGGATGAGACCTTGAGGCAGCGAAAATGA
- a CDS encoding CRISPR-associated endonuclease Cas2: MKTLIHNAETIIVTYDIGDQVRRDEMRKYLIDLGGEMQTESVFVVPPSPAIGSQLDSVLATVHLLISPAQNDKVSIFSMIRGDASEYSKFKEHQLAAPQSQMPRSR, from the coding sequence ATGAAGACATTAATTCACAATGCGGAAACGATAATCGTGACCTATGACATCGGTGACCAGGTAAGACGCGACGAAATGCGCAAATACTTGATAGACCTCGGCGGTGAAATGCAGACTGAATCAGTTTTTGTTGTCCCACCAAGCCCGGCAATTGGTTCGCAACTTGACAGTGTTCTTGCCACCGTCCACCTGCTAATCAGCCCCGCGCAAAATGACAAAGTCAGCATATTTTCCATGATTAGGGGCGATGCTAGCGAATACAGTAAATTCAAAGAGCACCAGCTCGCCGCGCCCCAGTCGCAAATGCCGCGGAGCAGATAA